CATTCCCGAGGGTTCAGTTCTTTTATTTTCCCAATCTGGCAGCCATTAACTGTAGAACTGTCTTTCACAGTGAAAGATTGGCGAGCTACCAGTAAACTGAGACTAAGCATGAATagttcattttctggttggcaagatgtaacgagtggtgtgtcacagggatcagtgctggggcgtcAATCttctacaatttatatcaatgacttggatgatgggactGGAGATATGGTtgttaagtttgctgatgatgcaggcaaaaaggaaaaggaggtggtgttgcactGATAATAAGGTACATTAATAAGGGAGGATCTCAGATCAGGAACACAAAATGTGGAATCTGTttgggtggagttaagaaacagCATGGGACGggtttggtgccagaggcacagtgctgcctatttaccctggccaccctgaggaggttgtacagttttttacagcactgttgggcctgtccggacggtgttgctcacGGAGATTACTGCCTCTGTCACCTGCGCCAAGGCGCGGCGAACGGAGGCAGCTggtagcctccttcccgggctgcgGTACACGgttgcctgcctctcctccatggtgtccagcaAGGTCTCAAGCTCGGTGTCCATAAAGCGGGCTGCCACTCTCctcattgccatcttgttggctgggatggtgtgtatgtggagtgaagtgtgtttatgcagcttgtcagcctcctgagtgtcaatcgtgaatccggcaaatcccagaccatttctcattggaatggattgtgttccatgtggtgccggtcctGGCCCCTCAACAGTCGTTGAATGGGACCAGGTGCGGCATCAGTTTTGATATCGTAGAActcgcgaatcctgccccggcatcaacgctCAGTCTCAGGAGTGGAGAAttcgacttccgggtgtggctatgcagagctaggtcgcatattcggtagctcccgcttggatcggacttttgggctcttttgcagggcccccacggcatttgtttgacatttcccggtgtggcaagaagactgcagcattcccctgatagtgtcccccaggaatgttatgtcttttggctaccagacccggcagaaacagtaaaagatttggctttggctgcaggttgagacaaaagcctcttccagcatgcaggcgggggaagggcaagcttaaagctgcaatctgacttgactctatcaaaggtgaattctagcagcagagggaacaactgtgaaaagatctaccaaggccattgaagaagcagggacgaggcttccggtggcagccatggaggagtaggtcgtgcattcggcagctcccgtctggaactgactctcagacctttttcaggagtttccatagactttttaaacggaccagaagtgtaacggccaaaggagcggcactggagcaacgggagaagcgagggaaagaaaacaaaatggcggcggccaggaacaaaggggagctgcaggagttcatcaagcgctgctttgaggagcagcgcgaggagatgcgcaaggagatgttggcgcctatgctttcggcaattgaaggactcgggatcacccagaaggtccacgaagctaagatccaggaggtacagaaaagagtcagtcagaacgaggacgagcttgtgggcctggcggtgagagtggagcagaacgaggcgctacacaagaggtgggcgggaagacccgaagacctggagaacaggtcgaggagaaagaatctgcgaatcctgggtctccctgagggagtggagggggctgatgccggggcacacgcgagcacgatgctcgaggcgatgatgagcacgaaggccccttcgaggccgctggagttggacgggacacatcgggtgctggcgaagaagccccaggcaaatgagccgccaagggcgatggtggtgaggttccaccggttcacggacagagagtgggtcctgagatgggccaagaaggagcggagcagtaagtgggacaatgcagagatccgaatatacccggactggagcacggaggttgcaaagcggagagcgggtttcaaccgggccaaagcggcgttgtcctggaaagaagtgaaattcggaatgctgcagccagcgcgactgtgggtcacatacaagggccaacactattacttcgaaacgcctgaagaggcgtggacctttgtacgagccgaaaagttggactctaactgagggtctgtgagggtaggggggatgtttgaggtttgatgtgtgatggttgttgtacatagggggtcaatcacgcgcaggaaatgttacatgggctgggggagagagacaaggccgtgacaggagctgcgccagagggggcggagcgggctttgggaagcgaggggtgttttcccgcgcgcgggaagaaaggcggggaggggaacgaaggaatgcatatggattgggagactcccacgcgggcaggtcaatgggacggcgggggaagccggggtcagcatgcatcagctgacttacgggagtgacatggggggagcaaaaaagctagacaggggtctagcgggggggaggggggggggggaaaagggttgctgctgcactggccaaaagtgaatgagacacagaagaggtggtcgggacgggggtcccccctctggaggactggagggtgagagggaggcgtggacacgggactggcccagaaaaggagatggctagtcggcggagcatgggggggggggggggggggggggggcgtgagagcccctccaatccggctgataacgtggaatgtgaggggcctaaatgggccggtgaagagggctcgagtgttcgcacacttaaagggactgaaggcggatgtggccatgctccaagagacacatctgaaggtggcggaccaggtcaggttaagaaagggatgggtaggacaggtattccactcgggactggacgtgaagaatagaggggtggcaatattggtgggaaagcgggtgtcatttgaggccaagataaTTGCAGCGGACAattgagggcgatatgtaatggtgagcggtaggctgcaagggacgtgggtggtgttggtaaacgtatacgccccgaactgggatgacgcaggattcatgaagcgcatgttggggcgcattccggacctggagataggaggcctgataattggaggggacttcaatacagtgttggatccagcactagacagcTCCAAATCAagaactggaaagaggccggcggcggccaaggtacttagggggtttatggatcagatggggggagtggacccatggcggtttgcaaggccgcaggccagggaattttctttcttctcccatgtacacaaagcctactcccggatagatttctttgttctgggtagggcgctcatcccgagggtggaggggacggagcattcggctatagctgtttcggaccatgccccacactgggtggaactggagcttggagaggagagggaccaacgcccgttgtggcggctggatgtgggactgctggcggacgaggtggtgtgtgggaaggtgagggggtgtatcgaaaggtacttggaggccaacgacaacggggaggtgcgggtgggggtggtatgggaggcgttgaaggcggtgatcaggggagagctaatttccattagggctcatagggagaagacagagggtatggaaagggagaggttagtgggggagattttgagagtggacaggagatacgcagaggccccggaggagagattacttggggaaagacgacggctccaggcggagtttgacctgttgaccacagggaaggcggagacacagtggaggaaagcgcagggggcgacctacgagtatggggaaaaggctagtcggatgctggcacaccagctccgtaagaggatggtagcgagggaaataggggcagtcaaagatggaaggggagccacggttcggagtgcgacgaaaataaacgaggtattcaaggccttttatgaagagctgtacagatcccagcccccagcgggggaagaggggatgagacgattcctagatcagctgagattcccgagggtggaggagcaagaggtggctggtttgggggcaccaaatgggttggaggagctgagcaagggtttggggagcatgcaggcggggaaggccacgggaccggacggattcccggtggagttcgacaggaagtacgcagacctgttggccccgctactggtgaggacctttaatgaggcaagagaggaggggaccctgcccccgacaatgtcggaagcgacaatttctctgatcctaaagcgggacaaggacccactgcaatgtggatcgtacaggccgatctcgctcctcaatgtggatgcaaagttgctggcaaaagtgctggccacgaatatcgaggactgtgtcccgggggtaatccatgagaaccagacgggatttgtaaagggcaggcaactaaacaccaatgtgcggcggctattaaacgtgataatgatgccatcggaggagggagaggcggagatagtggcagctatggacgaggagaaggcctttgaccgagtagagtgggagtacctctgggaggtgctgcgcaggtttgggttcggggtagggtttatcaattgggttaagctcctttacagagccccgatggcaagtgtagtgacaaaccggcggaggtcggcgtactttcgactgtaccgagggacgaggcaggggtgccccctgtcccccctgttgttcgcattggcgagcgaaccattggccatgtcattgagggagtctaataaatggaagggggtggtccgaggggaagaagagcatcgggtgtcactatatgcggatgacctgttgctgtacgtagcggatccaatggaggggatggtggaggtcatgcagactctaagggagtttggggagttttcgggctataagctcaatgtagggaagagtgagctctttgtattacaggcaggggaccaagaaagagggataggggacctaccgctgaggagggcggaggggagctttcggtatctggggatccagatagccaggagttgggggaccctacataaactgaatctgacgaggttggcggagaaaatggaggaggaattcaaaagatgggacatgttaccgctctcgctggcgggtagagtgcagtcggtcaaaatggtggtccttccgaggtttctgtttgtatttcagtgccttcccatcgtgatcaccaaggccttttttaagagagtaggcaggagtattatggggtttgtgtgggcgaataagaccccaagagtaaggagggggttcctggaatgcagtacggaccgaggagggttggcgctgccaaatctggggagctactactgggcagcaaatgtggcgatgatccgcgagtgggttatggagggagagggggcggcatggaagaggatggagatgacgtcctgtaaaggaacgagcctgggggcgttggtgacggcaccgctgccgctctcgccgacaaagtataccacgagcccggtggtggcggcaacgctaaggatctggggccagtggagacggcaccggggtgcaatgggagcatcggtgtggtccccgagcatgggtaaccaccggtttgtcccggggaagatggacggggggttccagagctggcatcggacggggattggaagaatgggggacctgttcatcgacgggacgtttgcgagcctaggggcactagaggagaagtttgagttacccccgggaaatgcctttagatatatgcaggtgagggcttttgtgaggcaacaggtgagggaattcccgttgctcccggcacaagaagttcaagatagggtgatctccggtgtatgggtcggggagggcaaggtgttggaaatacaccagcagttgaaagaagagggggaagcgctggtagaagagttgaagggtaaatgggaggaggagctggggggggggggggggagatcgaggaaggtctgtgggctgatgccctaggtagggttaattcctcttcctcgtgtgccaggctcagcctgatacaatttaaggtggtccacagagcgcacttgacgggggcgaggttgagtaggttctttggggtagaggacagatgtggaaggtgctcagggagcccggcgaaccatgtccatatgttttggtcatgcccggcactggaggggttctggagaggagtggcaggagcaatatctcaggtggtgaaagtccgggtcaagccaagctgggggcgagcaatattcggagtagtggacgaaccgggagtgcaggaggcgaaagaggctggcattctggcctttgcgtccctagtaacccagcgaaggatcttgctaatgtggaaggaggcgaagccccccagcctggaggcctggattaatgatatggctgggttcataaagttggaggattaagttcgccttgcgagggtctgcgcaggggttctacaggcggtggcaaccgttcctagactatctcgcggagcgttagaggaaggttggtcagcagcagcaaccttgggggggggggggggggaaagaggggggactgcctgggagagtggatgagcaagagataacttgaagggttggggaaactggcacgtatgggtgagggccagtgtacaaagctgtgtaaatatataattttgctatgtatatatcttgctctgcgcgatttctcgtttttttgtgtgttcccgggggggggggggtattgtttgtaagggagaaaaattgtgttaaaaaactttaataaatatatatttttttaaaaagatattgagttctttctgccctcagtctggtctcagtcaaacgCTGAGTCGGGATCGtaggtattgatttattttatttcaaatagcttgcaagctcgattcactctgataacagcaggaccaacactgttcctgagatccccagagcAAGTGAACAAAAGGGAGCACAGCATCTGGTTTCAGCCTCAAGTTTCACATACCCACGACCAAATAAGTTAATGGTAACAaatgcaagattctcataggtctttctcacacattccttgacctggccatataaccaGATCTTCACAATTACTGATCCCGATAGGCCCACAATACATTCCTCAGCCCTGGGGcccctttcacccagcatcctttgcacaaagaaccggtcctaatagctacccatccccctcttcctgccttgaatcccacttgcaggctgtgcattaagattttactcctaacttagcctaactacccatcatgcctttctgttcatttccgcatccctttgagagagagagagcttactgGTGATGacttaacttgagggtcaccacacttcaggtgaggggaaatgttgagaaggcagggccttcatggataacctctctgtacgggaattgaacccatgctgttggcgtcgctcctcatcatgaaccagccaactgaactaactgaCCACCTGGTAAATAGTATTTCCTTTACTATTAGCTATTCCCTGTTTCCCATCAGTTTCCCAATCCACCTcaaacaacttgcccctcataccctcatagttttcttctgtgaggaacacccaaataaattaaacagaaaaatatataaccaccacagcccatctccaCAGCAAGGTGGCGTGctttgggggttccaaacagaaatgggaactaaatatcgTCAAACTTACAAACACGCTTTCAGTCtgtgatagaacaaagaaaagtactgcacaggaaaaggcccttcggccctccaagtctgtgccgaccatgctgcccctctaaactaaaatcttctccacaatTCCATGCGAAATTTAGAACCAGGCAATTGCAACAaatctcaaagagcatcagcccactggagacaacgtcgtgagaccggccagtccagtagAAAGAAACtgtctgaccatccccattgaccaactgtcagaatgaataaaatgcagtcctggatgtaattgagagcagaaacaataacagaatccaacccctgtaatcaattgtgaacttgttggtatctcagcaggtgcgatgaatcacagAATTCCTTCCCAGGCTGAGAGCACGAGTGGCCTCTATCGAGTGTGAAGTCgttggtgtgtccgcaggctggatgagtgaataaatccgttcccacacagagcaggtgaatggcctctccctaatCTTAACTCACTGATGTGAGTGCAGGTGCGATAattgactgaatcctttcccacagtcagagcaggtgaacggcttctccccagtgtgaacttgctgatgtgacGGTAGGTCAGTCGAAACACGGAATGCCTTCCTACACTGAGGGCAGGtgcatggcctctccccagtgtgaacgcgctcaTGTGACTGCAGGTTgtctaaccgagtgaatctcttcccacactgagagcaggtgtatggcctctccccagtgtgaactcgctggtgtttcttcagtatGGATAGCTCAGTAAATCCCTTCCTACatgcagagcaggtgaatggcctctctccagtgtgaactcggtggTGTTTCACTAGTTCGGATGaaacacggaatcccttcccacattgagagcaggtgaacggcctctccccagtgtgaactcgttgatgtttccgcaggctggataactcagtgaatcccttcccacactgagaacaggcgaacggcctctccccagtgtgaactcgctgatgtttcttcaggctggataactcagtgaatcccttcccacactgagagcaggtgaacggtcgctccccagtgtgaattcgctgatgtttccgcaggctggatgaatcactgaatcccttcccacattgagagcaggtgaatggcctctcgccggtgtgaattcgctggtgtgtccgcaggttggataacacagcaaatccctttccacacacacagcaagtgaatggcctctcccccgtgtgaatgcgtcgatgaacttCCAACTCAGATGGGcatctgaatcctttcccacagtccccacatttccacggtttctccatgtgtctctttgtgtctctccaggtcaggCAGTCAGTCTTTTTCACacccagaacacgtgtatggtcccaccccgctgtgaatggtgtgacttTTTTTCAGGCTATGTAACTGGCTAAAGCTCTTTCcatagtcagtgctctggaacactctcactcgggtgtgtgtgtctcggtgcttttccagtcgcactgatggttaaaatattttgaagccgacagattg
This portion of the Scyliorhinus torazame isolate Kashiwa2021f chromosome 5, sScyTor2.1, whole genome shotgun sequence genome encodes:
- the LOC140422088 gene encoding uncharacterized protein; this translates as MEKPWKCGDCGKGFRCPSELEVHRRIHTGERPFTCCVCGKGFAVLSNLRTHQRIHTGERPFTCSQCGKGFSDSSSLRKHQRIHTGERPFTCSQCGKGFTELSSLKKHQRVHTGERPFACSQCGKGFTELSSLRKHQRVHTGERPFTCSQCGKGFRVSSELVKHHRVHTGERPFTCSACRKGFTELSILKKHQRVHTGERPYTCSQCGKRFTRLDNLQSHERVHTGERPCTCPQCRKAFRVSTDLPSHQQVHTGEKPFTCSDCGKGFSQLSHLHSHQ